Proteins from one Gossypium raimondii isolate GPD5lz chromosome 8, ASM2569854v1, whole genome shotgun sequence genomic window:
- the LOC105791988 gene encoding novel plant SNARE 11, producing the protein MDPLAAVSEELAEIDGQVADIFRALSNGFQKLEKIKDVNRQSRQLEELTDKMRECKRLIKEFDREVKETERRTDANTHKMLNEKKQSMVKELNSYVALKKQHQSNLENNKRVDLFDGPSEGFGEENVLLASSMTNQQLIDRGNHMMNETDQAIDRAKKVVQDTVDVGTETAAALKAQTEQMSRIVNELDSIHFSIKKASKLVKEIGRQVATDKCIMALLFLIVIGVIAIIIVKLVNPNNKDIRDIPGLAPPAMNRRLLWTPN; encoded by the exons ATGGATCCTTTAGCTGCGGTCAGCGAAGAGCTAGCGGAGATCGACGGACAAGTCGCCGACATTTTTCGAGCTTTATC AAATGGATTCCAGAAACTGGAGAAGATTAAGGACGTTAATAGGCAGAGTAGGCAATTGGAAGAGCTTACTGACAAGATGCGAGAGTGTAAGAG GCTCATCAAAGAGTTTGATAGGGAAGTGAAGGAAACAGAGCGTAGAACTGATGCAAACACCCACAAAATGCTAAACGAAAAGAAGCAGTCAATG GTCAAGGAGTTGAATTCATATGTTGCCCTTAAGAAGCA ACATCAAAGCAATCTTGAGAACAACAAACGAGTTGATCTCTTTGATGGGCCTAGTGAAGGCTTTGGGGAAGAAAATGTCTTGCTAGCTTCAT CTATGACAAATCAACAGCTAATAGATAGAGGAAACCATATGATGAATGAGACTGATCAAGCCATTGACAGGGCTAAGAAG GTCGTTCAAGATACTGTTGATGTTGGAACAGAAACTGCTGCAGCTCTCAAGGCTCAG ACTGAACAAATGAGCAGGATAGTTAATGAGCTGGATTCTATCCATTTCTCAATCAAGAAAGCATCTAAACTGGTCAAAGAAATTGGTAGGCAG GTTGCTACTGATAAGTGCATTATGGCCTTGTTGTTTCTTATTGTCATTGGTGTCATAGCCATCATAATCGTGAAG CTGGTGAATCCAAACAACAAGGACATTCGAGATATTCCAGGTTTAGCACCACCTGCAATGAACAGGCGGCTACTTTGGACTCCTAATTGA